A stretch of the Brevundimonas sp. MF30-B genome encodes the following:
- a CDS encoding M14 family metallopeptidase, whose protein sequence is MRNVLLISALAALTASPVMSQDRSVPNAAPWDQAFLPPAPEWNGASRALLREPGDRWATDFERDPALDFSPNYADTRAWFDRLDQASDLIRIEEFGVSPEGRPIYAVIASKDGAQFDPSKPVLLAQAGIHPGEIDGKDAGMMLLRDMAFYGKSDLLDRVNLILIPILSVDGHERASVYSRPNQRGPRIQGWRHTATNQNLNRDYMKLDQAEMQAVRSLILKYRPDLYVDIHVTDGMDYQYDVTYGYNGENGVWSRSPATASWLDEAFKPAMNATLEAQGHIPGELVFGIDYENPRAGLNDGGLGERFSNGWGSAAHVPTILIENHSLKPYAQRVLGTYVFLEAAMNILAEQGAGLREAIVGDSALRPAQVPANFESNPEPAYTRTFKGIRYETYRSEASGRDEIRWLGEPDPELWQLPFYGSRPTLMLDRPRAYWVPGHRPDLIERLRLHGIQMETLEAPRRVAVDMLRLIDPVLSGRTNEGHVPISVKTVEVERHDWTFPTGSVRVPTDQPLGDVAILLLEPQSSEGFFAWGMIPEVLNRVEYIEAYAIAPLADRMLAADPALKAEFEAKLAEEPDFGANAAARLAWFYERTPFYDQRFRLYPIGREQ, encoded by the coding sequence ATGCGCAATGTCCTGCTGATTTCGGCCCTGGCCGCCCTGACCGCGAGTCCCGTCATGTCCCAAGACCGTTCCGTGCCCAACGCTGCGCCGTGGGATCAGGCCTTCCTGCCGCCGGCGCCGGAATGGAACGGCGCCAGCCGCGCCCTGCTGCGCGAGCCCGGCGATCGCTGGGCGACGGACTTCGAGCGTGACCCCGCCCTCGACTTCAGCCCGAACTATGCTGACACGCGCGCCTGGTTCGACCGGCTGGATCAGGCCTCGGACCTGATCCGCATCGAAGAGTTCGGGGTTTCACCCGAAGGCCGTCCGATCTACGCCGTCATCGCCTCCAAGGACGGCGCCCAGTTCGATCCGTCCAAGCCAGTGCTGCTGGCCCAGGCCGGCATCCACCCCGGCGAAATCGACGGCAAGGACGCCGGGATGATGCTGCTGCGCGACATGGCCTTCTACGGCAAGTCGGACCTGCTGGACCGCGTCAACTTGATCCTTATCCCGATCCTGAGCGTCGACGGTCACGAGCGGGCCAGCGTCTACTCCCGTCCCAATCAGCGCGGGCCGCGCATCCAGGGCTGGCGCCACACGGCGACCAACCAGAACCTGAACCGTGACTACATGAAGCTGGATCAGGCCGAGATGCAGGCTGTGCGCAGCCTGATCCTGAAGTACCGCCCGGACCTCTACGTCGACATCCACGTCACGGACGGCATGGATTATCAGTACGACGTCACCTACGGCTACAATGGCGAGAACGGGGTGTGGAGCCGCAGTCCGGCGACCGCCTCGTGGCTGGACGAGGCGTTCAAGCCGGCAATGAACGCGACGCTTGAGGCCCAGGGGCACATCCCGGGCGAACTCGTGTTCGGCATCGACTATGAAAACCCACGCGCCGGGCTCAACGACGGCGGATTGGGCGAACGGTTCTCGAACGGCTGGGGGTCGGCCGCCCACGTCCCCACCATTCTGATCGAGAACCACAGCCTGAAGCCCTACGCGCAGCGCGTGCTCGGCACATACGTGTTCCTTGAGGCGGCGATGAACATTCTAGCCGAACAGGGCGCCGGCCTCAGAGAGGCGATCGTCGGCGACAGCGCCCTCCGCCCGGCCCAGGTCCCCGCCAACTTCGAAAGCAATCCAGAGCCGGCCTACACCCGCACCTTCAAAGGCATCCGCTATGAGACCTATCGCAGCGAGGCCTCCGGGCGCGACGAAATCCGCTGGCTGGGCGAGCCCGACCCGGAGTTGTGGCAGCTGCCCTTCTATGGATCACGGCCGACCTTGATGCTGGACCGGCCGCGCGCCTATTGGGTGCCGGGCCATCGGCCTGACCTGATCGAGCGGCTGCGGCTGCACGGGATCCAAATGGAGACCTTGGAGGCTCCGCGCAGGGTCGCGGTTGACATGCTGCGCCTGATCGATCCGGTGCTGTCGGGACGGACCAACGAAGGCCATGTGCCGATCAGCGTGAAGACCGTCGAGGTCGAGCGGCATGATTGGACCTTCCCGACCGGCTCGGTGCGCGTGCCGACTGATCAGCCGCTGGGCGATGTAGCCATCCTGCTTCTGGAGCCCCAGTCTTCCGAGGGCTTCTTCGCTTGGGGCATGATCCCCGAGGTGCTCAACCGCGTCGAATACATCGAGGCCTACGCCATCGCCCCGCTGGCCGACCGGATGCTGGCCGCTGATCCCGCGCTGAAGGCCGAATTCGAAGCCAAGCTGGCCGAAGAGCCGGATTTCGGGGCCAATGCGGCGGCGCGCCTGGCCTGGTTCTATGAGCGCACGCCCTTCTACGATCAGCGATTCCGCCTCTATCCGATTGGACGCGAGCAATGA
- a CDS encoding MAPEG family protein: MSVDVLEAIHGVDLALHAAALWAGLLILFLLGLSGLVVRRRRRHLVAFGDGGHPEMTAAARAFGNATEYVPAGLVALILLALVGSPVWMIHALGATLLVGRAVHAAGLLFQKGPSLGRVLGMLLTWLALLTAAVALIAFAVI, translated from the coding sequence ATGAGCGTCGATGTTCTTGAAGCCATCCACGGCGTCGATCTGGCGCTGCACGCGGCGGCGTTGTGGGCGGGTCTCCTGATCCTTTTCCTGCTGGGCCTGTCCGGTCTGGTGGTCAGGCGCAGGCGGCGGCATCTGGTGGCGTTCGGCGATGGCGGTCACCCCGAGATGACGGCGGCCGCGCGCGCCTTCGGCAACGCGACGGAATATGTGCCGGCCGGCCTGGTCGCGCTGATCCTTCTGGCCCTGGTCGGTTCCCCCGTCTGGATGATCCATGCTCTGGGCGCGACCCTGCTGGTCGGGCGGGCCGTCCATGCGGCGGGCCTGCTGTTTCAGAAGGGCCCGTCTCTTGGCCGGGTGCTCGGCATGCTGCTGACGTGGCTGGCCCTGCTGACGGCGGCCGTGGCGCTGATCGCCTTCGCCGTCATCTGA
- a CDS encoding TldD/PmbA family protein codes for MTEALPDLLSDLIQSALKAGADAAEAVTSERQALSVGVRNGQLEDVEREEARDLGLRVFIGRRQASVSASDLSDATRTRLVERAVAMARLAPEDPYAALAPEDRLAHGPYPDLDLYDPAERSAAELEAAAAETEAAALAVEGVAKSEGGHASWSTSAWRHLTSHGFEGVYRGSGFSLGAGVIAEKDGAMERGGEYRSSRHLSDLPGADEIGGEAGRRAVARVGPRKIASTTAPVIFENRVATQVLSPLVGAISGPSIARGVSFLKDRMGQAVLPEGVDLIDDPFRPRGMGSTPFDDEGVAVERRALVQDGRLTTWLLNSAAAAQLGLASTGHASRGLAGPPGVSTHNLHLEAGERDLAALMGDAGTGLLVTSMFGPSLNPNTGDWSAGVSGFWFENGAIAYPVSEVTVAGKLIDLYARLQRGSDLEFRGSFNSPSLLFDAVAIAGK; via the coding sequence ATGACTGAAGCCCTCCCCGACCTGCTGTCCGATCTGATCCAGTCCGCACTGAAGGCTGGCGCCGACGCCGCCGAGGCGGTCACCTCCGAGCGCCAGGCCCTGTCGGTCGGCGTGCGCAACGGCCAGCTCGAGGATGTCGAGCGTGAAGAGGCGCGCGACCTGGGCCTGCGCGTCTTCATCGGCCGCCGTCAGGCCTCCGTGTCCGCCTCGGATCTCTCGGACGCGACCCGCACGCGGCTGGTCGAACGCGCGGTCGCCATGGCCAGGCTCGCGCCGGAAGATCCCTATGCCGCCCTGGCCCCCGAGGACCGGCTGGCGCACGGCCCCTACCCCGACCTCGACCTCTACGATCCCGCCGAACGCTCGGCCGCCGAGCTCGAGGCCGCCGCCGCCGAGACCGAAGCCGCCGCCCTGGCGGTCGAAGGCGTCGCCAAGTCAGAGGGCGGTCACGCCTCGTGGTCGACCAGCGCCTGGCGGCACCTGACCTCGCACGGCTTCGAGGGCGTCTATCGCGGCAGCGGCTTCTCGCTGGGGGCCGGCGTCATCGCCGAAAAGGACGGCGCCATGGAGCGCGGCGGAGAATACCGCTCGTCCCGGCACCTGTCGGACCTGCCCGGCGCCGACGAGATCGGCGGCGAGGCCGGACGGCGCGCCGTGGCCCGCGTGGGACCGCGCAAGATCGCCTCGACGACCGCTCCCGTGATCTTCGAGAATCGCGTGGCGACCCAGGTGCTGTCGCCTCTGGTCGGCGCCATCTCCGGCCCATCGATCGCGCGCGGCGTGTCATTCCTGAAGGACCGGATGGGCCAGGCGGTATTGCCCGAAGGCGTCGATCTGATCGACGACCCGTTCCGGCCGCGCGGCATGGGCTCGACCCCGTTCGACGACGAAGGCGTGGCGGTCGAACGGCGCGCTCTGGTCCAGGATGGACGGCTGACCACCTGGCTGCTGAATTCGGCCGCCGCCGCCCAGCTGGGCCTGGCCTCGACCGGCCACGCCTCGCGCGGCCTCGCCGGTCCGCCCGGCGTTTCGACGCACAATCTGCATCTGGAGGCCGGCGAGCGCGATCTGGCGGCCCTAATGGGTGACGCCGGGACCGGTCTTCTGGTCACCTCCATGTTCGGGCCGTCGCTGAACCCCAACACCGGGGACTGGTCGGCCGGGGTGTCGGGCTTCTGGTTCGAGAACGGCGCAATCGCCTATCCTGTCAGCGAAGTCACGGTCGCCGGCAAACTGATCGACCTCTATGCCCGGCTGCAGCGCGGCTCCGATCTGGAGTTCCGCGGATCGTTCAACAGCCCGTCGCTTCTGTTCGACGCGGTGGCCATCGCGGGCAAATGA
- a CDS encoding 3'(2'),5'-bisphosphate nucleotidase CysQ produces MTEAAAAQDLLDRRADLELIRTAVLTAGESALTERDAGLKVWSKSGGSPVTSADLAVDQLLREALLSARPDYGWLSEETADSADRLQARRIFVVDPIDGTVAYMKNKPWWCIPIAVVEDGRPVAAVIHAPALNETFEAVLGDGARLNGRAITASDTETLDDASVLADARLMEGPHWPEPWPVMRLEKRNALAYRMALVAAGAFDAAIALSPKWDWDVCAGALIAEEAGARVSDHHGRPWRFNRADPRQSSLVCSAPALHPLILKRCASIPLASLDPVAQP; encoded by the coding sequence ATGACCGAGGCCGCCGCCGCGCAGGACTTGCTGGATCGCCGCGCCGACCTGGAGCTGATCCGCACCGCCGTGCTGACGGCCGGCGAAAGCGCCCTGACCGAGCGGGACGCGGGCCTGAAAGTCTGGTCCAAGAGCGGCGGCTCGCCCGTCACCAGCGCCGATCTGGCGGTCGATCAACTGCTGCGCGAGGCCCTGCTGAGCGCCCGCCCCGACTACGGCTGGCTGTCCGAAGAGACGGCCGACAGCGCCGATCGCCTTCAGGCCCGGCGCATCTTCGTCGTCGATCCGATCGACGGCACCGTGGCCTATATGAAGAACAAGCCGTGGTGGTGCATTCCGATCGCGGTCGTGGAGGACGGAAGGCCTGTCGCGGCGGTCATCCATGCGCCGGCTCTCAACGAGACCTTCGAAGCCGTGCTGGGCGACGGCGCGCGGCTGAACGGCCGGGCGATCACCGCCTCGGACACCGAGACGCTGGATGACGCCTCGGTCCTGGCTGACGCCCGGTTGATGGAGGGGCCGCACTGGCCCGAACCCTGGCCGGTCATGCGGCTTGAGAAGCGCAATGCCCTGGCCTACCGCATGGCCCTGGTCGCCGCCGGCGCGTTCGACGCCGCCATCGCGCTGTCGCCCAAATGGGACTGGGACGTCTGCGCCGGCGCCCTGATCGCCGAGGAGGCGGGAGCGCGCGTCAGCGACCACCACGGCCGACCCTGGCGCTTCAATCGCGCCGATCCGCGGCAGTCGAGCCTGGTCTGTTCGGCCCCCGCCCTGCACCCCCTGATCCTTAAACGCTGCGCCTCCATCCCGCTCGCTTCCCTCGATCCTGTGGCGCAACCGTAG
- a CDS encoding helix-turn-helix domain-containing protein — protein METLIKTATSRGRMADGIDPVDVAVGQNVRAARTGAGLTQSELGSAIGVTFQQIQKYERGVNRISASMLVRIAAALGVPVISLFPGDEDVDLEMTPGVRDLAATYAKLSPANRAVVVSVAKALAGARTI, from the coding sequence TTGGAAACCTTGATCAAGACCGCAACCTCTCGGGGTCGCATGGCCGACGGCATTGACCCCGTCGATGTGGCCGTGGGCCAGAACGTGCGGGCGGCGCGAACTGGGGCTGGGCTTACCCAGAGCGAGCTGGGATCGGCGATCGGCGTGACCTTCCAGCAGATTCAGAAGTACGAACGCGGGGTGAACCGGATCTCGGCCTCGATGCTCGTGCGAATCGCCGCCGCTCTGGGCGTTCCGGTGATTTCACTCTTCCCGGGGGACGAAGACGTCGATCTGGAGATGACGCCGGGCGTTCGCGACCTCGCGGCGACCTATGCAAAACTTTCGCCCGCGAACCGCGCGGTGGTGGTGTCCGTTGCGAAAGCGCTTGCAGGCGCCAGGACGATTTAA
- a CDS encoding helix-turn-helix transcriptional regulator, giving the protein MLPLSPRQRDCIEMAARGLTDKEIAAQLDMSPRTVGAHLSEAYARLGVSNRRDAMRALGIDYVGQTLPMAEPPASVPPDLASADTVDGGPRVWKAVFAALPEPPGRRMRLMLILLVAIGVAVLLAGIVLIMATAMERAGLLAPGNAL; this is encoded by the coding sequence ATGCTGCCGCTTTCGCCTCGCCAACGCGACTGCATCGAAATGGCGGCCCGAGGTCTGACGGACAAGGAAATCGCCGCGCAGCTCGACATGTCGCCGCGCACGGTGGGCGCGCACCTCAGCGAGGCCTACGCCCGCCTCGGGGTTTCGAACCGCCGGGACGCCATGCGCGCCCTCGGTATCGATTACGTAGGGCAAACGCTCCCGATGGCGGAGCCGCCCGCATCCGTCCCTCCTGACCTGGCGTCGGCGGACACGGTCGACGGCGGGCCCAGGGTCTGGAAAGCGGTCTTCGCCGCGCTTCCGGAGCCGCCTGGCCGGCGGATGCGGCTGATGCTGATCCTGCTGGTCGCGATCGGGGTCGCCGTCCTCCTCGCCGGGATTGTGCTGATCATGGCCACCGCGATGGAGCGGGCCGGTCTGTTGGCGCCCGGCAACGCCCTCTGA
- a CDS encoding SDR family NAD(P)-dependent oxidoreductase has protein sequence MARRTLVVTGGLGVLGACVARRAAAEDWRVFSLDQQDVDLTDAEATHRVMGELAAQAGGVDALVNAAGGFVWSPVADADPSVWARMTAVNLTTAVNACRAALPYLANSSAGRIVNVGAAGALDAQTGMAPYAASKAGVHRLTESLAREWKGRVTVNAVLPSIIDTPQNRADMPDADFSAWVSPDELATVILFLASESAGGVTGALLPVMGRV, from the coding sequence ATGGCCCGTCGCACGCTTGTCGTCACCGGAGGCCTGGGCGTTCTCGGCGCCTGCGTCGCTCGGCGCGCCGCCGCCGAGGACTGGCGTGTGTTCAGCCTGGATCAGCAGGACGTCGATCTCACCGACGCGGAGGCGACGCACCGGGTCATGGGCGAACTCGCCGCCCAAGCCGGCGGCGTCGACGCACTGGTCAATGCGGCGGGCGGCTTTGTCTGGTCGCCTGTCGCTGACGCCGATCCGAGCGTCTGGGCGCGCATGACGGCCGTGAATCTGACGACTGCGGTCAACGCCTGTCGCGCCGCCCTGCCCTATCTGGCTAATTCGTCGGCGGGGCGCATCGTCAACGTCGGGGCGGCCGGGGCGCTGGACGCACAGACCGGCATGGCACCCTACGCCGCTTCCAAGGCCGGTGTCCATCGTCTGACAGAATCGCTGGCTCGGGAGTGGAAGGGCCGGGTGACGGTGAACGCCGTCCTGCCGTCGATCATCGACACGCCGCAGAATCGCGCAGACATGCCCGACGCCGACTTTTCAGCCTGGGTAAGCCCCGACGAACTTGCGACGGTCATTCTGTTCCTCGCGTCCGAATCGGCTGGAGGCGTCACCGGCGCGCTTCTCCCGGTCATGGGGCGGGTTTGA
- a CDS encoding PleD family two-component system response regulator, with product MSDFFYVLDEEARLLFVDDDPILREFARVNLASAVASVDVAADGVDALEMLAAQRYDLVLTDLEMPRMDGFELLAAIRADPQLRNLPVVVETGREDVEAIDRAFRAGATAFVTKPLNWRLLSYQLRFTLRAARAEAELRAAASRLVAMARRDAA from the coding sequence ATGAGTGACTTTTTCTACGTCCTGGACGAGGAGGCTCGGCTCCTGTTCGTCGATGACGACCCGATCCTGCGCGAATTCGCACGGGTGAATCTGGCCTCCGCTGTCGCCAGTGTGGATGTCGCCGCCGATGGGGTCGACGCCCTGGAGATGCTGGCGGCCCAGCGCTACGACCTTGTCCTGACCGATCTCGAAATGCCGCGCATGGACGGGTTCGAACTGCTGGCCGCCATCCGCGCTGATCCCCAGCTTCGCAACCTACCGGTGGTGGTGGAGACCGGCCGCGAGGATGTCGAGGCGATCGATCGCGCCTTTCGCGCCGGTGCGACGGCCTTTGTGACCAAACCTCTGAACTGGCGGCTGCTCAGTTATCAGCTGCGCTTCACCCTGCGGGCGGCGCGAGCTGAAGCGGAATTGAGGGCGGCGGCGAGCCGGCTGGTGGCCATGGCCCGCCGGGACGCGGCCTGA
- a CDS encoding EAL domain-containing protein, giving the protein MSRFRPPPPGSIGRRLILLVLAALTASFVVTMLISTWMDLNRQAALETGRLTQTARVIASLSVEAVVENDRGRAFQAVRSIAQMPGVSYARVDDAGGAMVAETGSGARLVTDASASGGGDPSLWSLLNTGSLEARAPILAQDQTVGSVTVFGQTPELRHRLLSTLWATLAGALAALLAGLFVATRMGRRIARPITALAELIRGVDKSGDYSTAVDIEAEGEVAELVSGFDTLLQGIRERDARIAAHVETLEAQVADRTAELVVARDAAEQANAAKSDFLAVMSHEIRTPLNGILALSDLLAASDLPRRQQRHADVIAKSGRSLLHVINDILDFSKVEAGKMDLESIPMDLAEIAEDVASLFSEKAQAKGLDLAVFVDPRLPAVLGDPTRLRQVLSNLANNAIKFTDTGGVLIAAYRDPRAAGRIMLAVRDTGPGIPQDRLDTLFEAFTQVDQTTTRKHGGTGLGLAICDRLVKAMGGEWRLNSAIGRGSNFGFSIPLSAAQDAPAMPRFRPDWRVAVRIGGQTGKALNLYLQALGVTAVDDEADARFVETAAGADLRATVVVRDTEAAAEATRLDHPGACVLSRPLRGQDVVLLLNQMHDGQSPALDEAPSRQSDDPVFPGLRVLVVDDSEVNREVACEALAQLQVETFTAADGADAVERLGLETFDLVLMDGSMPILDGFEATRRIRIDEAASGRARAIIVALTAHVVGAGAQAWRDCGMDDVVHKPFTLDDLRRVLARFHPERATAPQDRAAPAGSPATSGATVPASGVDPALFDPVVRRDLLAMAEGGRADFVDRVHALYLENAPLRLAEAVAAAARGDGAEVARAAHALKSMSLSLGARAVAAEAMEVESKARDASAPSLSALEAAVGATIAALAADRTSSISMADQLDAALRQGALHVVYQPIFERTGVFSGKVEALVRWTEADGTRRFPDEFIPKLEAEGAVARLTDFVLERAMTETRDRPDLRVSVNASASEFQEAGFARRVSDLARRLAFPASRLEVEVTETAMLDISRARTSVEALRSAGFGVALDDFGAGYTSLHALRELKFTTLKIDRSFVERCCMDTASAAIIHAVVGVGRALGMKVVCEGVETGEQADFLRVAGAHYLQGYHFQKPVSLRELPAPAQAA; this is encoded by the coding sequence GTGTCGCGATTTCGCCCGCCTCCGCCCGGTTCAATTGGCCGTCGGCTGATCCTGCTGGTTCTGGCCGCGCTGACGGCGTCGTTCGTGGTGACGATGCTGATATCCACCTGGATGGACCTGAACCGCCAAGCCGCGCTCGAGACGGGCCGGCTGACGCAGACCGCAAGAGTCATCGCATCCCTGTCCGTGGAAGCCGTTGTCGAGAATGATCGCGGGCGAGCGTTCCAGGCCGTCCGCTCGATCGCGCAGATGCCCGGCGTAAGTTACGCCCGGGTCGACGATGCAGGCGGGGCGATGGTGGCCGAAACGGGCTCAGGAGCGCGACTGGTGACGGACGCGAGCGCGTCGGGCGGCGGGGATCCCTCGCTCTGGTCGCTGCTGAACACCGGATCGCTTGAGGCCCGAGCCCCCATTTTGGCCCAGGATCAGACCGTCGGCTCGGTCACCGTCTTCGGTCAGACGCCCGAACTGAGGCATCGCCTTCTTTCAACGCTCTGGGCCACCCTGGCCGGGGCCCTGGCCGCCCTGCTCGCCGGCCTGTTCGTTGCGACCCGCATGGGCAGACGGATCGCCCGTCCGATAACGGCGCTGGCCGAACTGATACGAGGTGTGGACAAGAGCGGCGACTACTCCACGGCGGTCGACATTGAGGCCGAAGGAGAGGTTGCAGAGTTGGTGTCGGGCTTTGACACGCTCCTGCAAGGCATTCGAGAGCGGGATGCGCGGATCGCCGCGCACGTGGAGACCCTGGAGGCCCAGGTCGCGGATCGAACTGCGGAGCTCGTCGTCGCCCGCGACGCCGCCGAACAGGCCAACGCCGCCAAGTCCGACTTCCTGGCCGTGATGAGCCACGAAATACGAACCCCGCTCAACGGCATTCTTGCGCTAAGCGATCTTCTTGCCGCCTCCGACCTGCCGCGACGCCAGCAGCGCCACGCCGACGTCATCGCCAAGTCCGGCCGATCTCTGCTGCACGTCATCAACGACATCCTGGACTTCTCAAAGGTCGAAGCGGGCAAGATGGATCTGGAGTCCATCCCCATGGACCTCGCGGAGATCGCCGAAGATGTCGCCAGCCTCTTCTCCGAAAAGGCGCAGGCCAAGGGCCTAGACCTGGCCGTGTTCGTCGATCCGAGGCTGCCGGCCGTGCTGGGCGATCCGACGCGGCTTCGGCAGGTCCTGAGCAACCTCGCCAACAACGCCATCAAATTCACCGACACCGGCGGCGTGCTCATCGCCGCCTACCGCGACCCCCGCGCGGCCGGGCGCATCATGCTGGCGGTGCGCGACACCGGTCCGGGGATTCCCCAGGACAGGCTCGACACCCTCTTCGAAGCCTTCACCCAAGTCGATCAGACGACCACGCGAAAGCACGGCGGCACCGGCCTCGGCCTGGCCATCTGCGATCGTCTGGTGAAGGCGATGGGCGGCGAGTGGCGACTGAACAGCGCAATAGGGCGAGGCTCGAACTTCGGCTTCTCCATACCTTTGAGCGCCGCTCAGGATGCGCCGGCCATGCCGCGTTTCCGACCCGACTGGCGGGTCGCCGTTCGTATTGGCGGCCAGACCGGCAAGGCGCTGAACCTATACCTCCAGGCGCTCGGCGTGACCGCTGTGGATGACGAGGCCGACGCTCGCTTCGTGGAGACCGCGGCCGGTGCGGACTTGCGCGCCACGGTCGTCGTCAGGGACACTGAGGCGGCGGCGGAAGCGACCCGGCTGGATCACCCGGGCGCGTGCGTTCTCTCTCGCCCGCTGAGAGGCCAGGACGTCGTCCTGCTCCTCAACCAGATGCATGACGGTCAGTCGCCGGCGCTGGACGAGGCCCCATCGCGCCAATCAGACGATCCCGTGTTCCCCGGTCTGCGGGTTCTGGTGGTCGACGACTCCGAGGTGAACCGCGAGGTGGCCTGCGAAGCCCTGGCTCAGCTTCAGGTCGAGACCTTCACCGCCGCTGATGGGGCCGACGCGGTCGAGCGGCTGGGCCTGGAGACTTTCGATCTGGTGCTTATGGACGGGTCCATGCCGATCTTGGACGGGTTCGAGGCCACGCGCCGGATCCGCATCGACGAAGCCGCGTCCGGCCGCGCGCGCGCCATCATCGTCGCTCTGACGGCGCATGTGGTGGGCGCGGGCGCCCAGGCGTGGCGCGACTGCGGCATGGACGACGTGGTCCACAAGCCGTTCACGCTTGATGACCTGCGCCGCGTGCTCGCGCGGTTTCACCCCGAACGCGCAACGGCGCCTCAGGACCGCGCAGCTCCCGCAGGGTCCCCTGCGACTTCGGGCGCAACCGTGCCGGCATCGGGAGTCGATCCGGCCCTTTTCGATCCGGTCGTTCGCCGCGATCTGCTCGCCATGGCCGAGGGCGGCAGAGCCGACTTCGTCGATCGCGTCCACGCCCTGTATCTCGAGAACGCCCCGCTGCGTCTGGCCGAAGCCGTGGCCGCCGCTGCAAGGGGCGACGGCGCTGAAGTGGCGCGCGCGGCTCACGCGCTGAAGTCCATGAGCCTGAGCCTTGGCGCCCGCGCAGTCGCCGCCGAAGCCATGGAGGTCGAGTCCAAGGCGCGCGACGCATCGGCGCCGTCGCTCTCGGCGCTGGAGGCTGCGGTCGGGGCGACGATAGCCGCATTGGCTGCGGATCGCACGTCCTCCATCAGCATGGCCGATCAACTGGACGCCGCCCTGCGCCAGGGCGCCTTGCATGTGGTCTACCAGCCGATTTTCGAGCGGACCGGCGTGTTCTCTGGCAAGGTCGAAGCTCTCGTCCGCTGGACCGAGGCGGACGGGACACGTCGGTTCCCCGACGAGTTCATTCCGAAGCTGGAGGCCGAAGGCGCCGTTGCGCGCTTGACCGATTTCGTCCTGGAGCGGGCCATGACCGAGACCAGGGACCGTCCCGACCTGCGGGTTTCCGTGAACGCCTCGGCCTCCGAGTTCCAAGAGGCCGGTTTCGCGCGACGCGTCTCGGACCTGGCCCGCAGGCTGGCCTTCCCCGCCTCGCGTCTCGAGGTCGAAGTGACCGAAACGGCGATGCTCGACATCAGCCGCGCGCGGACTTCTGTGGAGGCCCTGCGCTCAGCCGGTTTCGGCGTGGCCCTGGACGATTTCGGGGCCGGCTACACGAGCCTGCACGCCCTCCGAGAGCTCAAGTTCACGACCCTCAAGATCGATCGGAGTTTCGTAGAGCGCTGCTGCATGGACACTGCGTCCGCCGCCATCATTCACGCCGTCGTCGGCGTCGGACGAGCCTTGGGCATGAAGGTGGTTTGCGAAGGCGTGGAGACCGGCGAACAGGCGGACTTCCTTCGCGTGGCGGGGGCCCACTATCTGCAGGGCTACCACTTCCAGAAGCCGGTTTCGCTGCGCGAACTGCCTGCACCGGCCCAGGCGGCCTAA
- a CDS encoding TIGR00730 family Rossman fold protein, with protein MPLSPVPIQPFDGPSVCLFCGASEAVRSDYHQAAADFGAGVAQAGWRLVYGGGGVGLMGSAARGAHHAGGRVVGIMPAFLRSRERLFDEVETVVVTSMHERKQLMYDQSDVFVVAPGGVGTLEEVVELLSWKRLDLHAKPVIFLNIDGFWDGFFALMRHSVAEGMTPAAFLDAWIVRDDVDGVLEALSEMRDTAALAT; from the coding sequence ATGCCGCTGTCCCCTGTCCCGATCCAACCGTTCGATGGTCCGTCCGTCTGCCTGTTCTGCGGCGCCTCAGAAGCGGTGCGCTCCGACTATCACCAGGCCGCGGCCGATTTCGGCGCAGGCGTGGCGCAAGCGGGCTGGCGACTGGTCTATGGCGGTGGCGGCGTGGGCCTGATGGGGTCGGCCGCGCGGGGTGCTCACCACGCGGGCGGCCGGGTCGTGGGCATCATGCCGGCCTTCCTGCGCAGCCGCGAGCGGCTGTTCGACGAGGTCGAGACCGTGGTCGTGACCTCCATGCACGAGCGCAAACAGCTGATGTACGATCAGTCCGACGTCTTCGTGGTCGCGCCCGGCGGCGTCGGCACGCTGGAAGAAGTGGTCGAGCTGCTGTCGTGGAAGCGGCTGGACCTGCACGCCAAGCCGGTGATCTTCCTCAACATCGACGGCTTCTGGGACGGCTTCTTCGCCCTCATGCGTCACAGCGTCGCGGAAGGCATGACGCCGGCCGCCTTCCTGGACGCCTGGATCGTTCGCGACGATGTCGATGGCGTGCTGGAGGCTTTGTCAGAGATGCGCGATACGGCCGCACTTGCGACATGA